A window of Maioricimonas rarisocia genomic DNA:
GAAGATCATCGGCCGCGTATTCATCGAAGTGTTCCAGGAAGAAGCCGCGTCGATTCCCGACGCCCACTTCCTGGCGCAGGGAACGCTCTACCCCGACGTCATCGAATCGGGCGCCAATCCGGACGGCCCCGCCGCGACGATCAAGTTCCATCACAACGTCGGCGGACTGCCCGAGCGACTCGGTTTCGAACTGATCGAACCGCTGCGTGACCTCTTCAAGGACGAAGTCCGGAAGATGGGTGCCGAGCTGGGCCTGCCGGACAAACTGATCTGGCGGCACCCGTTCCCGGGACCGGGCCTTGCCGTCCGCTGCCTCGGCGAAATCACAGAGCCCCGGCTCGACACGTTGCGGGAAGCGGATGCCATTCTCATCGAGGAACTGCACAAGGCGGACCTGTACCGTGATGTGCAGCAGGCGTTCGCCGTACTGCTGCCACTGCAAACGGTCGGCGTGATGGGTGATGCCCGCACATATGAGGACGTCATCGCGATCCGATCGGTCAATACCGAGGACTTCATGACGGCCGACTGGTCACGTCTGCCCTACGACTTCCTGCAGCGGGTCTCAACGCGGATCATCAACAGCGTCCGCGGCGTGAATCGCGTCGTCTACGACATCAGCTCGAAGCCGCCCAGCACGATCGAGTGGGAGTGACGGCCGAGTTCCCGCAGCGAGACCAGCACGAGGCGCAAACGAGTGCTCTGGCAGAGCCGGTGGCACATGCTCGCTACGGCTGAGGGCTCGCCTCCGGCTCGACCAGCAGCCACCCTGCTCAGGCCGCAACACTGCTGGAAAGCCAGCAGTGCCACCCACTCCGGATAGCTGGCGGTTGTCGCGCAGTGACGCGCCCGGCACGTACAGGGAATGTTCTCGGGTCGCCCAGTCACATCCGCAGCAACGTGTCTGGGTGGCGCAGCCACACGAAGCAGCTTGGCAGACGTCGCATCACATCAGGTGAAGCAGCAAACAGTCACTGCTGGCCAAGCCAACCGCGTTGCCGCGAAGTGTGAACCGTCTCACGGTCCTGGCCGCTGCAGCGTGGCAGAATGAATTCTCGGCCACCGGCATAACGCTCTTCGTGATCGGGGAGTAACTGTACCCGGCCCGGTGATCCTGTCCTCCTCGATCCTTGAGCCGCATCGGCATTCGGAGGGGGACGCTATGAACGCTCTGCTGAACGAGAGTGCGCCCAACGTACTGACTGCAGCCCGTGGACGGCTGTTCGCCGGGACTGGAGTCCTGGCTGTGCTCGCCGGAATTCTCCACTGGACGTGGATGGCGACGGACACCGCCGGCGATTCCATCGCCGCCGCAGCCCAGCGGCAACGCCCCTCGCCGGAGCATCAGTTCGAGATGCAGCCACTGGCAATTCCGCGGGACCAGATCCTCAGTGGCGGCCCGGGCAAAGACGGTATCCCCGCGCTTACCGACCCGAAGTTCGTTGCTCCCTCCGCTGCAACCTACCTGAAACCTGACGACCGAGTCATTGGCGTCGCGCGGAAAGGCGATGTCCGCTGCTATCCGCTCAAGGTGCTGAACTGGCACGAATGCGTCAACGACGTGATCGGCGAGACCCCGCTGGCCATCACCTACTGTCCCCTGTGTGATTCGGCTCTCGTGTTCGATCGCCGTGTCGGGGAGAAGGAACTGGAGTTCGGCATCTCGGGTCTGCTGTACAACAGCAACGTGCTCCTCTACTCCCGCAATGCGGACGGTCCGGACACGCTCTGGTCGCAGATGAAAGCGGAGGGAGTCTCTGGCGATGCGGCCGGCACGCCGCTGAAGACGGTCCCCTTCGAAGTGACCACATGGAGCGACTGGAAGGCCCGCTATCCCGATACGAAGGTGCTGTCGGCCGAGACCGGCCACCGGCGGAACTACACCCGCAATCCGTACTCGCGGTACTTCTCGATCCAGACGCTGATGTTCCCTGTCCGACCACTGCCGCAGGAAGGAATGCCCTACAAGGAGCCGATCCTCGGTGTCTGGACAGACGGTGCCGCCCGGGCATACCCGCTGAAGAGTCTCAGCGAAGCCGACACTCCCGTGGAGTTGAAGCAGACTCTCGACGGAGAGTCGTTCACGCTCCAGTTCGATCCGGAGACGACCACGGCACGCATCACGGAGGCCTCCGAAGGCGTGAACCACGCGTATACATTCTGGTTCGCGTGGTACGCGTTTCATCCGGAGACCGAGGTGTACGACGCCGAGCGTGGGAGTGATCGCTGAGGCGGCGAGCTGATCGCCTCAGGATCCGGCGTCAGCAACACCACCGCGAAGCGCAAGCGAGTGCTCGGACACTGTCCGTCGCGTTCCGGGTGGCTGGCGGTCGTCGCGCAGCGACGCCCCCAGCATGCGATGGACGGTCGCTCCCGTTTTCGCCGGTTCACCGTTCCACCCGTTCGCACCGGCAGGCAGAGCCTGCCCTACGACGACTCGACGTCTGCCTGCACAACCTCATGCAGCTGATCGACCGCGAGATCGGTCAACGTCTGCGTCGTGCCGTCCGGCCATCGGATCTCCACCCGCTCGACGACTTCCGCATCCCCCAGTCCAAAGGTCACGGGACGCTCACACTGGGAGAGGTATCCGCGCGTACGCGTGACCGTGCGAGTCTGAGTCTTTCCTGCCGCCTCGACCGTCACGATGGCTCCGACGGCATCACGGTTCGACGTCGTGCCGTTTCCTTCCAGTCGCAGCCGCAGCCAGTGGCCGCCGGTCTGCTGATCGTTTCGGAGCAGTCGCGGCTTCTGCCCGGTCGCTGCGATGAGGATGTCCAGGTCTCCATCCCCGTCGATGTCGGCATAGCTGGCTCCCCGCCCCACCATCGGACGAACGAAGTCCTTTTCGAGATGCTCGGCCGTCAGCGGGACGAATTCGGTCGCGTGGGCCGCGCCGGCATTCCAGAACAATTGCGGCGACTGCTCGTAGGTCTGGCTCGCCTGCACCTTGGCAATGTCTTCCTCCAGATGGCCATTCGCGGCAAACAGATCGAGGCGGCCGTCCAGGTCGGCATCGACGAAGAAGACGGCGAACGTCAGCTGCAGTCGTGTGTTCGGCCCCAGGCCGTTGGCGATGGCATCGTCGGAGA
This region includes:
- a CDS encoding DUF3179 domain-containing protein, giving the protein MNALLNESAPNVLTAARGRLFAGTGVLAVLAGILHWTWMATDTAGDSIAAAAQRQRPSPEHQFEMQPLAIPRDQILSGGPGKDGIPALTDPKFVAPSAATYLKPDDRVIGVARKGDVRCYPLKVLNWHECVNDVIGETPLAITYCPLCDSALVFDRRVGEKELEFGISGLLYNSNVLLYSRNADGPDTLWSQMKAEGVSGDAAGTPLKTVPFEVTTWSDWKARYPDTKVLSAETGHRRNYTRNPYSRYFSIQTLMFPVRPLPQEGMPYKEPILGVWTDGAARAYPLKSLSEADTPVELKQTLDGESFTLQFDPETTTARITEASEGVNHAYTFWFAWYAFHPETEVYDAERGSDR